From the genome of Solea senegalensis isolate Sse05_10M linkage group LG21, IFAPA_SoseM_1, whole genome shotgun sequence:
attcatgCTATAGTCTATTTTGATGGACTCAGAACACCGAGAGGGTGCTGTTCTATTCCGGCgggtcagagggagagagaaggtccTGGGTCTTGAAGGAGCcgctgcctgtctctctctttcctcactTCACGTCATTTACGTCAATAGAGggaaaattgaatttttttttttaaagttttatttacaagattaaactgAGTGACACAGTCTCTGTCTATCGATTGCGCtgcacctgtacacacacaaacaaacagtgctgTCCACGGTGCTGTGACACTGAACCGGCTATAAAAGCACTGATGCGCATATCATGCCCACACAACGATGGGACTTACACGTTTTTATTCACCATACACATTTCTTGTGGCCACGCGTTATTAATTCGTGGCCACCTAATAATCATCTCGTTCGCACGCATTTAAGCAAGTCGTGGCCACGGAATAAGATCTCGTTCCCACGCGTTATTAATTTGTGGCCACggaaatttttttttccacccatgtCACCAGAAGGGCTCCGTAATTTGACCCTCAATGTATGCATTCATCCATTGCTTCAATTGAAAGTTTCTTACATGggttgtaaaaatgtaacactCTCATGTTTCCTGTTCTTCCTATTCTGTTGAATCTTtattggtttttaaagctcttaaggGTATTTGGCCTTCCAATTGAACTAAATTGGCTTTTACCCTATTTACACAGGGCTGCCCCAGGATAAattggggccctaagcagaattaCTGTCAGGTAACACATGAAATGATGTCCTCGGCCCCCAAATGTGGCAATCTGATCAAAGGCTTTTCCATCTGGTTATAATATCAACTGAGTGATACACAAAAGTGATGTCctcataaaaaacattatattcacATGGGTCTCTTCAGGCATCTTTAaaccaaatacaaacaaacctaCAGTTTGTTTATAATGGGTCACAACAGCTAAAGTAGGTGGTCTTTCACTCTACTCCCCGCTTTTGTCTCCTCCTTCCTATTTCACATATAATCTTTCCAACTCAACTTTGCAGTCAGTCCTGAAATGGCGCTGTGTTTGGTATTGTTCTTTCTGTTTGCAGGGACTAGTTTGGGGCTGGAGAATACACAGGCCTTGAATGTGTCTCAAAGATGTGAGGAGGACACCAACACCTTTATCTGGGAAATTAACCAGGAGACACCCAAGGAATATACTGTTTTCAGTAAGTGATGCTTCCTTTTGAGGCAgcttatttgtcttttttaggaTGAATAACATGCTTCAGATAACCTGGAAAAAGATACATAGCATTTGCATATTTCATATTCTTAGAATATAAAAGTGAAAGTATTGGGGCCCTAAACAGAATTTAattacttaagtacagtaaatgacaAATCTTAAAGTACttgtcatttactgtatgtaagtatgaaaaagtattttttctgatataaaatgtacttaagtttataagtgaaagtttgaaaaaagtgaggagttaggattgagccatggtagttgtctttcaactggaaggctgtgggttcaattcctgaccCTGCTAGTATATGTGTCCTTGaccaagacacttaaccccatgttgaagtgtgtgaatggcaaaacacttaaataagacacactaataaacacttaaaaaaagaattgcacTGATATACAGTCACATTAATGAGGATTAAAGAGGGGGTTTGAGTGGAGTGGTCTACTAAGAGCAATGGTGTTGTACAGTAGCAGGGAGAAGGTGATTCCCCTCCTTCAGACATTTAAGGCGGATCAATGAAGGCCCTGCTATACTTTTGGGCGCAGCGCATGAACACCCAACATGCATCGCACGCATGACGCTATTTGCTTCATCAACTGAACTGCATTTCCGCCACACTGGTCGGTGGAGTATTAATCTCtcaacaagcaaaaaaaaacatttagacaaCAGAAGACGTAGTCGCCAAAGTTAGACATCCGAGCCTTGAACTGTTTGCTGTTGCCACTGCCCCAGTAGGCCACTCCACAAAAGATAGCTGATCCCACCACAGACTCATTAAAGGTCATGAAGAACCCCCTGCATTCCTCAAGATGTCAAGTCAAGTCCAGTCAATTTTGATTTGTACAGCccagcatcacaaacacaattgcctttaagggctttacagtctgtacagcaaatAACACACTCCATCCTTAATGTAACACCTGTGGGGCTAACAGCTCTATAGGACCAGAGGCTAGTGTGGGAGCAGTAAATGTACTAATTAAGCAGCAAAAGACCACAGACCaggaagtacattttatatgcCGGCTTGTTTAGTGAAAGTTAgtaatatcaacaaaaaaaaacatatttagtaccatgacacatacacatacactcagTGTTGAACACCTTCTCCCTTGTTGAGTTAATTCCGTTCATTTAACCTATTTGCTTTCATTAACCCcatgctttcatttttattcaaatcattttaactattttaatcGATTTGATCTCttatgacatgacattttagatattttaatatgtGATTGTTATGATTATGTGAAGCACATTGGGCTACCGTTCTGTGTATGAAATGGGCTatatcaataaaacatgacttgACTTGAATATTTGTAAACATAGAGGATGTTCTCTTTTAATCCTAGTTATTTCTCTCAAATGTAGACAATTTGTTTACCTTAACCAGAAAAGCAAATATTCCACATTAACACAAAAACTGCTTCACCAATGTCCAAATACACAATTAAAATCAACATTGAatttcaaacaaagaaaaatcatccCTGAAACAGGAAAATATGTTTACAACATCCaaaaaggttgtttttcctgagttaaatgacacttttgtccttttttcttctgctctcgTTCTCTCTGCTGTCTGACTGGCTGCTATACGGAGCTCATACATAACGTAGCATTACACTCACAGTAGTGTAATATAACGTAACATAACTGTCTGTATAATAAGACCAGTTCACTTTACTGTTCAGGAGAACACCAAGGTACCTGATGAAGGGGGAGGGGGTTTCTCCACCTACAGCAATCAGCTCCTTTATAAAGCAATAGCTTCAGTGTCCATTGTAGTCAAGTAGTCTAAAGAATACATCTGATTCACATTTTTTGACTTCCTTCAGTGATGAAATTGTCTGTATGCAATGTATGTACATTTTTGCTAACACGGCCATTTGCTATTCATATCTATCAGTGCACAATGCATCTGGAAGGATTGGTGGCAATGTTACAGGAGGTGACGTCAACCAAACTGGTTCGCTGGACCACTGTCGATCTGCCCATGGTCCTACTTTCTCTGGACAGTACTGCCAGGCATTTCTTTCacaggtaaaaataataacaatccaATAATAGAACATAGAATGTAGCCTTGGCATCGGAATAAAAGGTAAGAAAATTGGATTTTGATCTAAATACTTTTACTACCAAAAGGGAACTATCCAGCAtgttgtgggtgtttgtgtccCTGACTCCTGCAGTGAAGAGGACGTACATTTTCTTGTGCTGCATGGTTGGTGATTTTATATTTGCATTGTTCTCAATACACTCAGTcctatatttgttttgtcttaattATGACTTGGGCCATTTTCTTAACAGGGAGACTTCAGTATGGTCAGACAGCGCTTATTTCACCAATACTGGTCAACCAGTCCATTCAGGAGATGACCATGTTACGATGTTTGCCCAACAACACCATTGCTCCAGATGCATCTGGTCATGGATATGTGGCCTGTCTgtcagtatataaatatttttgaacATTGGATATAATTGCAAAACACTTCACTTTTACTCACAAATTCATACTGTGAGCACTTGGATATTCACCAAACATACATTCCTGATGTACTTATACCTCTTCTTTTGCAGGTTTGTGTGTTGCTTAATGGTTGCAATTCCTCTAGCAGCTACCATGTTCACTGCTTTGTTAAGCTGGCAAAAGAACAAGGATGTCAGTCCATCTCCAGAGGcatgctgtaaaaacactgcaCTAAACCTTTATGGGGGTTTGAAGTCCAATGACTCCTGCAGCAGTGACATGAACATAAGTACTTCAGAGGAGTTTAGTACGTACAGTATTTATTATAAGTTTGGTGCATGTGATTGTTCTGCAAAATGGTCTGAATTCATCATTTTGTACAAACAAATACCTCTAAATACAAGCACAGACCAGTTGCTACATTTTGTAACTAGATATGAAGGCAATGTACACTTAATGTACATTGTACCAAAATTCAATACTATTGCAGTAGAGACACCTTTTTTTCAGTTGAACACATTACACTAAGAGATTGCTCTTTTGAATTGTGTCTTTATAGATAAACACAAACCAGTCTGTTTTCCACGACGCTGTCTGGAGCGGTGGCTGCAGGCATTTTCTCTACAGAATACCTGCCGTGGTGTCTTCAGCACAACCTCATCAATCCCAGGAGGAGGATACTCCTCCCTGAATGGAATCCGTGCTCTCTCCCTGTTATGGATCATATGTGGCCACAATAGCACGTTCACTTATACGAACAACATTGGTATGTCAAGGTTTACTAGTAGATGCTTATTTAGACTGCAAGTcatattcattatttctttattaatttataTGCTTTGCAGATAATGCTGAAGAATGGTTTGAATATATAAGGAGCAGCCCTTTTCATATTATCACGGCTGGACCAGGTTTTCTGGCTGTAGACACCTTCTTAGTGCTTGGGTGAGCATAAAACCATGtctgataataattattattatcattagcattgttattattataatggttAGCTCTAACTTGTCAGatttcacttttgtgtttcaggGGTATGCTTAGTGCCAAGTCTCTGTTAGGCTCCATCAACAGGGCAGAGGGCAAACTGAGTGTCTCTGTGGTGGGAAACTACTTCTACAGCAGGATCAAAAGGTGTTGTATATTCATTACGTCACAAAGATACATTTTagccattttcagacatgaactctggATAATGTCTCGAGAATTTTATCCTGACATTGTCTGTGATTCACCTTTTTTGACATTGGAGGCCCTTAACTTTAAGGCCTGGTATTAAAATCCACCCCGAGGTCTATCCCtccaatagtgtgtgtgtgtgtgtcagggacaGACATTAGCAATGTAAATTCTAAAActtctctttgtctttactTCAAAACAGAATTCAGCCACTACatatgttctgtgtgtgtctacttACTGGTGTGTACTCGCTGGTCAAATGGGGACCCTACAGAACAAATTTCAAAGGAGTAGACACTTGTCGGACATATTGGTGGGCTAACGTGCTGTTCATCAACAATCTCATAGATACTCAAAACACAGTAAGTTTCACTGTGATATAGTGGCTCTGGTTATACTTTTGATGtatttcttcttattataattattatttccaaTTCTCTCTCTAGTGTTTACCTTGGACATGGTACTTAAGTCTAGACTTCCAGTTTTATGCCACCACTCCTGTGTTACTCTATCTTCACAAATTGTAAGTTCAATGTCTTTCATATTGCTccaaaattaatttaaatgtgcCATCATAAAAGAGCTACACACATTGGCAATTGTACACATGTAATCTCACACATCTTATTTGTGTTTATCAGGAACAGaggtgtgtttgcagctgtggtAGGAGGTTTGTTGCTACTAACCACTGCTGCTGGTGCCATTTTGACAGCACTAAATCACTTTCAAGTCTATATACCAGGAACATTGTAAGATTCAAGGATTGTGGTCTGGTGCAATTACAGACATTTTAAGAATTAAATACATTATTGTAGTGTGATATTGTCAAatatggatagatagatacatcTATTGTCACTGgatattaaaatataatgaaatgttttgcagGCACTTGGACAAAATAGTATCAAATAtgacaatatactatactaaacCTTACACAAGATATGGCCCATATTTACTTGGGATCCTGCTTGGAATAcactttgtgacaaaaaaagatcaGCTCATAAAGAAAAAGGTAAGAATGATTTCAGACTTTTTaagaatcacaacatacatctTCGTCGTTCAGCAAAAATCTGAACCACACATTGAACACATGATGTTTGTGTACAGTACTCACTGTTGCTTTTGCTGGCAGTGGCAGGCAGCACTCGGTTGGTTCTGCACTATTTTCCTCATGGCAGTGGTGTTTGGCTTGGCCTTTGCCCTCAGGGAGACCCCAGACTACCCATCTGTGCCACATGCCCTCTATCAGGGACTGCACAGAACAGTCTGGGCTTTGGCTATCGTCTGGATCATTGTTGCCTGTGAGGAAGGATATGGAGGTAAATTACAGAAATGTTCCAGAGTCGAAACAgcacactgctgctgcctgtcttggccCTATTGTAAGACATTTTCAATCCCAATGTGGTCTTACTATgggtcaaaaataataaaatattgtacACACAAAATGCAATTGAATAGAATACCaaactacatttttaattttgagctCAACTTGCagtttaacattacattactacCATATAGCtgataaaatgacacaaatgagaACAAATACATTGGACGAATGCACATTTCTGAAGTGTTACGTGACTATAGGACAGTGTTACGTGGTAAACATTTTCAGAAGTCtgtgtttaatttgatttttttctattgttattCTGCAGGTTTAATCAAGAGTGTCTTGTCACTGGGTTTCTGGATTCCAATTTCCAACATTAGTTTTGCTGCCTATTTGTTCCATCCTATTGTAATATCCCTGCATAATGGAgtgcaagaaaacacatttcacttcacagtCTTCAACTTTGTAAGTGCTTTAAACAGTCAATGTCACTGGGTGATTTAGTGTGTCCATCTGTggtgttttcactttgtttaaTGTATTTCTCCATCCTCTCTTGGTAGATGATCCTGTACTTTGGCCGCTTACTGCCGTCACTGTTGATTGGCTACATGTTGACTGTGCTGATTGAGAAGCCCTACTTCCTAAAATACAACCGTAAATAGATACATTGGACATGAGAAAACACAATTGAAACTGTATCAACACATTGTCATTTCTATATTGGTCTATTTGTGCTTTCccacttaaaggtgacatcgaatgctcgtatcgcacatatatgttagttatggaggtctacttagatatattaacttgttttcaaaaACCTCCCAGTCGCTGCAAACAAGCTGATctaaatatctcctcactgacgctctcgtcagccacgctgtttcagactaaaatcacacccccagaacgcggactgtgttgtgattggccagccaacaagagcttcaCAGCGAGAGATAATACAGCTCCCCCTGgatggcacggtggatgctctgcatctgagcagctacaacgagagtagttcttcttctgtggttgaatgtacgcaaccggatgtgcacGGACTAGTGGTGACGatttcctgatgacatcatcagcaaacggaAGTGCCTTTCCAccttgcagagcccaggaaaacaataaaaccctattttctcagcagtggctgaactctttgttctgaaactttagggtttcattaacaagacgcagatacacacacacaaaagcagcgttaattggagcttgcGGTCTACGTCGCCTTTAATTAATGTGGACAATTAAGAGGGttaaaggggagaaaaaacattGTGTCATTGACATAGAAATACCCTGtgcattgtctttttttattacacagtCATGTGGTTGAATTTGaggcacagaaaaaaaattactttaatttttatttcatattatcatattagCTAAATAAATGACTTGATAAATACCAATGTTGCATtatttgtcattaaaacatcaaatatatGTGACTGGTTGGCACAGTCacatatttttgttgtgttgttgttttaagacACAAATGCCGCTGTTCAACACACAGGTGCGAAAAAGTGACAACGCATCACTACCAGggcaaaacaaatgcagatgacCAGTGGCAGTGTTTTGTAATATCCTCGACCTGGCTGCATTAAATGCCTCAGttctttataaaaaacaaaaaaatgcattaatgACACGGAGAAACTTCTTCGTGCGCGTTGCAACTGAACTGCATTCTGTCCACATCAGCGCAAAAGCCTGACACGTCGTAGTGCGCGAGCCCCGACAGAAGCGGCAAGAGAGAAGTGAAATGATTTGATATGCATATgttaatgcattaattaattaaacagttttaagtttgagttataaatgaaaaaaaaattatctgtAATTTCAAGAGCAGATTCAATTTCTGTTTGTCAATTAACAGGCTATACCTGGTCATATTGCTGTTGGTTATGTTTAACGTGATGATTACATGCTGCACAAAAAGAACGGTAAATGTCAGGGCTGTGTGGCTCTCTgcctcactgcacacacacacagggttttcATGCCACACATAGCAGGCGAGTGGGTAATTTTTGCAATTAATTATCATTCTGCTCATGGAAGATGTTCAACTGGCCCAATATCTTCTATCATATGGAGACAGAGTTGCTCTGTTCAATTTTTGCAAGCTTAACACAAACTTGTCAAAGAGAAAACATGGTCTTTTTTGAGAAACTAACATAGAAACTGAAACTTAGAAAGGAATCAAAccaatgttattattgtttactGAATATCTGTGTTGATCATTTGTGATCAAGCAATTGCTGAAGCATTTGGATTTTATTCATTGTACAAAAGTAAGCTAAAGATATTGGATTTCCAATGTCTTTCTTGAGGTCACCTGCAGATCTttatatgaatacattttattctggatgtttacttacttacttattcATTCTTTTAAACCTAAAAGGTTAGGAAACTATAGCCCCAGGTTGCCATCACATGGGGggctaaaaaaaaggaaagccacagagggggagaggagcCAGAAACATCCCACCAAGCATGAGGTAGAGCAAAACAGTCCAAAAGAAACATTGAAATAGGACGGATCCCCACTGAGAATGAAGTGACAAAGCAAAACAGATGGAGGGACAAGAAAGGTAACAAAGAACATTCAGGCAGGTTATGATGAGATCCTGAAAAGGAAAAGGCCCTGTTCTTCCCAGAGGGCACATCTAGCAAAGGTCAAGAATCTGACTTTGAATTTGATATTTGGGAAATCCTCTTCCGAAAGAAGTTTTAATTGAAAGCATTTACAACACTGTAAAACTCCCAATTTTGCCCTTCTACTTAGTAACTAAACAAAAACTATTGCTGAGTGAGGAGTCTGATGATGAGATTAGCTTCGCCAGTAATGCTACTGATGTGTCTGAGCCTGCTGTAGTGCCAGCTGATGAAGGGTCAACACTGGTGTTCACAAGGGGCAGAAATCAGTGGGGGTTTATAAATGAACCTCACAGCTCCCTTCAAGTGGTGTTCTTTATCTCTTTATCTGGAGAAAGCATTGTGTCATCAATAACCAGAGAAAATCCAACAAGCTGCAGTCATGTTGCAAGCACATTTGTAAACATAATCAGTGATCCCATCACTGTGTCATTGGATGCCAACTATCCTGTTTTAGAAGATGATTCTGAAATCGTATTTGGTGCACAGTAAACAGCTGATGATGAGTCTCTCAGTGACACACTGCACCTGAAATAACCTTGGTCTTACACCACACAAACAGCTTCAGTGAAATGATAGAAGCATTTTCTGATCCTGAGATCATGAACAAAATGTTGAAGGTAAAAACATCTACTTT
Proteins encoded in this window:
- the LOC122758061 gene encoding O-acyltransferase like protein-like isoform X2 codes for the protein MALCLVLFFLFAGTSLGLENTQALNVSQRCEEDTNTFIWEINQETPKEYTVFRGDVNQTGSLDHCRSAHGPTFSGQYCQAFLSQGTIQHVVGVCVPDSCSEEDVHFLVLHGRLQYGQTALISPILVNQSIQEMTMLRCLPNNTIAPDASGHGYVACLFVCCLMVAIPLAATMFTALLSWQKNKDVSPSPEACCKNTALNLYGGLKSNDSCSSDMNISTSEEFNKHKPVCFPRRCLERWLQAFSLQNTCRGVFSTTSSIPGGGYSSLNGIRALSLLWIICGHNSTFTYTNNIDNAEEWFEYIRSSPFHIITAGPGFLAVDTFLVLGGMLSAKSLLGSINRAEGKLSVSVVGNYFYSRIKRIQPLHMFCVCLLTGVYSLVKWGPYRTNFKGVDTCRTYWWANVLFINNLIDTQNTCLPWTWYLSLDFQFYATTPVLLYLHKLNRGVFAAVVGGLLLLTTAAGAILTALNHFQVYIPGTLHLDKIVSNMTIYYTKPYTRYGPYLLGILLGIHFVTKKDQLIKKKWQAALGWFCTIFLMAVVFGLAFALRETPDYPSVPHALYQGLHRTVWALAIVWIIVACEEGYGGLIKSVLSLGFWIPISNISFAAYLFHPIVISLHNGVQENTFHFTVFNFMILYFGRLLPSLLIGYMLTVLIEKPYFLKYNRK
- the LOC122758061 gene encoding O-acyltransferase like protein-like isoform X1, with translation MALCLVLFFLFAGTSLGLENTQALNVSQRCEEDTNTFIWEINQETPKEYTVFMHNASGRIGGNVTGGDVNQTGSLDHCRSAHGPTFSGQYCQAFLSQGTIQHVVGVCVPDSCSEEDVHFLVLHGRLQYGQTALISPILVNQSIQEMTMLRCLPNNTIAPDASGHGYVACLFVCCLMVAIPLAATMFTALLSWQKNKDVSPSPEACCKNTALNLYGGLKSNDSCSSDMNISTSEEFNKHKPVCFPRRCLERWLQAFSLQNTCRGVFSTTSSIPGGGYSSLNGIRALSLLWIICGHNSTFTYTNNIDNAEEWFEYIRSSPFHIITAGPGFLAVDTFLVLGGMLSAKSLLGSINRAEGKLSVSVVGNYFYSRIKRIQPLHMFCVCLLTGVYSLVKWGPYRTNFKGVDTCRTYWWANVLFINNLIDTQNTCLPWTWYLSLDFQFYATTPVLLYLHKLNRGVFAAVVGGLLLLTTAAGAILTALNHFQVYIPGTLHLDKIVSNMTIYYTKPYTRYGPYLLGILLGIHFVTKKDQLIKKKWQAALGWFCTIFLMAVVFGLAFALRETPDYPSVPHALYQGLHRTVWALAIVWIIVACEEGYGGLIKSVLSLGFWIPISNISFAAYLFHPIVISLHNGVQENTFHFTVFNFMILYFGRLLPSLLIGYMLTVLIEKPYFLKYNRK